CTCTGTGTGTGCACTTTTCTGTTTGATTCAgcattttatttgatattttcgtCCGGATTTCGTGAGCACTAATGCAAGTACCTGGATTTAATTCGACggataaaagttaaaaaacttaaaatttattgaattaatacattcaaacattttagaaattatttataaaataagaaaatgaatttgaaaatccTCGAGATCCAATTTTACAATTGCAACTTCATAATCTGAGAattgatgttgatattttaCAGGCATTTTTTGGGATTTATGATATTCATGGGGATGATGGTAATGAGCTTGACAGAGAAAATGAGCATCGAGAACGTGATAGCGACCTTGTTTGGGGAGAGAAGCGACGGATGGCTGACTTCCAAAACGATCTACAGATCCAACGCCTCCAATGCTTTCTTTACGGTTAGTGTTTTCTCATCTTGATTGCTATCCACCTTTGAGGAAAAAGAGCAGACGAAATACAAGAATatctatatctttttcttcccCTCATAATgtgttcatatttaattaattatgtaataagtattattaattattcttgaaaatcatCACTAATCACGTGTCAAAGTACAGTTCATCccatatattaaattgaaattcataagTCTGTGGCTGATTAGAATTTCCCAACAAATTTGAGCATAATGGTACATCACTAAgtacataaaaaaagaacaaaatatggGTCCCAAGCTCACATGTTGATTCCATGGACAAAGTTGTTCCTACAAGTCTGGTGTTGGTCCCATTCCATGTGATCATGGAATAAATTTTGTCTCGGGGAGTGGGATATCAATCACATGTTAAGTGCATTCGATCCAATGATacttaatttggataaaaattttcatgtcTTTCCATATGTCATCACTCTATTTCCATTTTTATGTGTTCAATATGACTtgccaattttaattaaaaagttattctTTTCCCTTGTTCAATTCTTTCGAATTTATTGGATCCTTTTCCGgtatgtatttttgtattatccTTCTAAAGTAGTGATTCCTCTTATTAATATCACATCATTTATtagaacaagagaaaattttAGTGGAAgagattatatttaaatgCATTCGAATAAGTTAATCATAATAGTTTTCTATCaaagtgaaataaaagattaagCAGTGGTTTATGAAATTACAAAGGAAAATTCTTGGTCCGCTCAAGCACATAATAGAAGCACATTAATTAGCTGGTTTGCACCGCAAGGATCATTCTTGTTAAGACAATAATCTGTTTCAATAAGAAATAACAGAgcttaattatcaaataagaaaagtAAGCTGTAGAATAAGATAAGTAAGCTGTAGGCAATGAGTATGCAATAGGAATCATCTGATTAGTCCTTAATTTAAGTTGTGGGctttttctcaaacaataCTCAATCAGGCACATGGCGCAGCCGACCTATACAACTGTCATATAGTTTATGCTGATTGAAATAACTTGTTGTAAGCTTATATTTTACACCTTTGGTCCTCCGAGATTGTTGAATATGCTTAAGCTACTTATATCCAACCTATAGAGAATCCCACCAGCCTATACAAGTTTAGATACTTTTTATTGAAAGATTCGAGCAGGTATTTCGATGGACATGTGATAGGAGAATTTTGAGTTGTGGACTTGCATGCAGAAGAAGGCACTGTGACTTTGTGCTCATGGTTGTGATGATATATACACATTGAAACCTATCAagtgtttatttcttttattgtgcACCTATTGCTgatctatatatatcatgaaatATCTCTAATATTTCTCTATCACTTGATGAGTTTATTGAAATGTGGAATTTGTCCCAATATTGCATTCAAACCTACTGACGGCAGATTCAACTATACTCAGgagtaaaattgtaattttaactGCCTTATTATAAATAgctaatgtataatttttttattgtaattcacACAAAATCATCAAAGTATGAAAGTGATCTACTGATCTTAAGCAACCATAAATATAAGAGGTTTTACGTACATATTAAGTCTTGcaattactttttcttttcgtATTAAGTTCATAATTTGTCAAGAAAGATTCTGATAGAGGTACAATTACCTTCCAATTTCTATTGTATAATATGCAGGATTCTTATGTGGGACAGATTGCTCGATCACCAATCGTGCATGCCAGTAAAGATTCTGATTCAGTTCCCTTATGGCCTTGGCTTGTTTTCTTGGTGGGAGCAATGACCTGTTTGATATTCAGCACAGTGTCCCACCTCTTCGCCTGCCACTCCCAACGCTTCTACTACTTCTTCTGGAGACTGGACTACACCGGCATTGCCCTCATGATTATCTGTTCCTTTTTTGCCCCAATATACTACGCCTTCTCAGATCACCCCTACTGGCGCTTCTGTTATCTCTCCTCGATCACTTTAGTCGGCTTTCTAGTCGTTCTGACTCTACTCACACCGGCTCTATCAAGTAGCCATTTCAGGTCATTGAGGGCCGGCCTCTTCCTCTTCATGGGGTTCTTAGGAGTAATTCCGGCTACTCATGCAGTGATCCTCCACTGGGATCAGCACCAAATACGCGTGTCGCTTGTGTATGAGATCGTCATGGGGTTTTTGTATGGAATTGGGGCATTCTTTTACGTCACTAGGATCCCGGAGAGATGGAAACCTGGTGCGTTTGATATTGTAGGTCACAGTCATCAGATTTTCCACGTTTttgttgttgctgctgctCTTGCTCATTGTGCAGCCACCCTTATTATCATGGAATGGCGACGATGTTTGCCTGCTTGAGAATTTGCCAGTGAATTCTTTAACGGGTGTGTAAAGATTCTAGGAGGTGGAGTTTGTTTTTTCCTgttttttgggttaatttaattcattcgattatcttttttatttctttctataGGCAGTTGACACTTTTCTGTTTGTTGTAAGGGAGCAGGCAGCATGTGTTTAAGCTTACACCAGTACTGTCTCTCTTGAATGTATTTGATTGTTAGATGTTATTGCCATTAGCTTCTGGGGAAAATGTTACTGACAGACTCTGTATCTCTCCAGGTTCAGAATGtaatttcatgttt
This genomic window from Sesamum indicum cultivar Zhongzhi No. 13 unplaced genomic scaffold, S_indicum_v1.0 C00672, whole genome shotgun sequence contains:
- the LOC105155214 gene encoding heptahelical transmembrane protein 2-like, with protein sequence MLIFYRHFLGFMIFMGMMVMSLTEKMSIENVIATLFGERSDGWLTSKTIYRSNASNAFFTDSYVGQIARSPIVHASKDSDSVPLWPWLVFLVGAMTCLIFSTVSHLFACHSQRFYYFFWRLDYTGIALMIICSFFAPIYYAFSDHPYWRFCYLSSITLVGFLVVLTLLTPALSSSHFRSLRAGLFLFMGFLGVIPATHAVILHWDQHQIRVSLVYEIVMGFLYGIGAFFYVTRIPERWKPGAFDIVGHSHQIFHVFVVAAALAHCAATLIIMEWRRCLPA